A DNA window from Aminiphilus circumscriptus DSM 16581 contains the following coding sequences:
- a CDS encoding (2Fe-2S)-binding protein → MEKEVIVCRCEEVTMEEIREWIGKGYDTFDELKRVLRVGMGPCQGRGCREIILREIAKITGTPYAEIPPGTIRPPAKPVKLALLAEGGDER, encoded by the coding sequence ATGGAGAAGGAAGTCATCGTCTGCCGTTGCGAGGAAGTGACCATGGAAGAGATCCGGGAATGGATCGGCAAGGGATACGATACCTTCGACGAACTGAAGCGCGTTCTCCGTGTGGGGATGGGTCCGTGCCAGGGCCGGGGTTGCCGTGAGATCATCCTCCGGGAGATCGCCAAGATCACCGGAACCCCCTACGCGGAGATTCCTCCCGGAACCATCCGTCCCCCGGCAAAACCCGTCAAGCTCGCTCTGCTGGCGGAAGGAGGCGACGAGCGATGA
- a CDS encoding 4Fe-4S dicluster domain-containing protein encodes MSKQFDVLINKGWCKGCGLCIAVCPKNVLELDDRVKCEPVRMDDCIGCRQCENICPDLAITVKEREQDA; translated from the coding sequence GTGAGCAAGCAGTTCGACGTACTCATCAACAAAGGATGGTGCAAGGGATGCGGACTCTGCATCGCCGTCTGTCCGAAGAACGTTCTCGAACTCGACGACCGTGTGAAGTGCGAGCCGGTGAGAATGGACGACTGCATCGGATGCAGACAGTGTGAGAATATCTGTCCGGATCTTGCCATTACGGTGAAGGAGCGTGAACAGGATGCCTAA
- a CDS encoding NAD(P)/FAD-dependent oxidoreductase — MSWKTHADAVIVGGGIQGCAIAYNLAKMGMKNVVVLEMNTVSSGSTGRCGAGIRAQWGTEMNCRLGGAALDLFEQLSDELGMDIGLNQCGYLMVAYKESEYERLRQSMVLQNSLGIKTRTVTKEEAYEICPALWAEDAVGFTFHQRDGHADPFLTTFAYQEAAKRLGVVFHKFTKCTGITVANGRVTQVATTKGTIDTPVVVDAAGPYSQHISKMVGIEIPNFSERHEILITEPVEFGVCPPMLMSFSGNYYIQQRPHGSIIGGCSPEGHPEDYENKATWNFLEHMSKTFTKLLPRTKGIRVVRQWSGMYNMTPDKQPILGQADEVKGFYYSCGFSGHGFMFGPITGQLLAEDILTGKTSIPIDMLHYRRFAKGELILEPAVV; from the coding sequence ATGAGCTGGAAAACACACGCGGATGCGGTCATCGTCGGCGGGGGCATCCAGGGGTGCGCCATCGCCTACAATCTCGCCAAGATGGGCATGAAGAACGTGGTGGTTCTGGAGATGAACACCGTCTCCTCCGGTTCCACCGGACGGTGCGGCGCAGGCATCCGTGCCCAGTGGGGCACGGAGATGAACTGCCGCCTCGGAGGCGCCGCCCTCGACCTCTTCGAACAGCTCAGTGACGAGCTGGGCATGGATATCGGGCTCAACCAGTGCGGTTATCTCATGGTTGCCTACAAGGAGAGCGAGTACGAGCGGCTCAGGCAGAGCATGGTCCTGCAGAACAGCCTGGGCATCAAGACCCGGACGGTCACCAAGGAAGAGGCCTACGAAATCTGCCCCGCCCTGTGGGCCGAGGACGCGGTGGGTTTCACCTTCCACCAGCGCGACGGACACGCGGACCCCTTCCTCACTACCTTCGCCTACCAGGAGGCGGCGAAACGCCTCGGCGTGGTCTTCCACAAGTTCACCAAGTGCACGGGCATCACCGTCGCAAACGGCAGGGTGACCCAGGTTGCCACCACAAAGGGAACCATCGACACCCCCGTCGTGGTCGATGCCGCGGGACCTTACTCCCAGCACATCTCCAAGATGGTGGGCATCGAGATCCCCAACTTCTCCGAGCGCCACGAGATCCTCATCACCGAGCCGGTGGAGTTCGGCGTCTGCCCGCCCATGCTGATGAGCTTCTCCGGAAACTATTATATCCAGCAGCGCCCCCACGGTTCCATCATCGGCGGGTGCAGCCCCGAGGGGCATCCCGAGGACTACGAGAACAAAGCTACCTGGAACTTCCTGGAGCATATGTCGAAGACCTTCACGAAACTGCTTCCCCGGACGAAGGGCATCCGGGTGGTGCGGCAATGGTCCGGCATGTACAACATGACTCCGGACAAGCAGCCCATTCTCGGCCAGGCCGACGAGGTGAAGGGCTTCTACTATTCCTGCGGTTTCTCCGGCCACGGGTTCATGTTCGGTCCTATCACGGGCCAGCTTCTCGCCGAGGACATCCTCACCGGCAAGACGTCGATTCCCATCGACATGCTGCACTATCGCCGCTTCGCGAAGGGAGAACTGATCCTGGAGCCCGCGGTGGTGTAG